A window of the Gossypium arboreum isolate Shixiya-1 chromosome 2, ASM2569848v2, whole genome shotgun sequence genome harbors these coding sequences:
- the LOC108471747 gene encoding uncharacterized protein LOC108471747, translating to MAALMKECSTYLQDKLPPKIKDPGYFTIPCYIGTSYCDKALCDFGASINLMPMSIFRKLGIGEVKPTTVTLQLVDQSITHPKGKIKDIFVRVDKFIFTAEFVVLDFEEDKEVPIILGRPFLEIGRTLIVTELEELVVE from the exons atggCAGCTTTGATGAAGGAATGTAGTACATATCTACAAGATAAACTACCCCCAAAGATTAAGGACCCTGGatattttaccataccttgcTACATTGGAACATCTTATTGTGATAAGGCACTATGTGATTTTGGTGCAAGCATCAACTTGATGCCCATGTCAATATTCAGAAAATTGGGGATAGGTGAGGTTAAACcaactacggttacacttcagtTAGTAGATCAATCCATAACACATCCGAAAGGAAAAATCAAGGATATATTCgtacgtgtagataaatttatttttactgcTGAATTTGTTGTCTTAGACTTTGAAGAAGATAAAGAGGTTCCAATCATCCTAGGAAGGCCTTTCCTAGAAATTGGTAGGACCCTTATTG TAACTGAGTTAGAGGAATTAGTTGTGGAATAG